A single window of Paroedura picta isolate Pp20150507F chromosome 8, Ppicta_v3.0, whole genome shotgun sequence DNA harbors:
- the SMNDC1 gene encoding survival of motor neuron-related-splicing factor 30 — protein MSEDLAKQLASYKAQLQQVEAALTGNGENEDLLKLKKDLQEVIELTKDLLSTQPSETLTSSDSSASTLPVHTWKVGDRCMAIWSEDGQCYEAEIEEIDEENGTAAITFSGYGNAEVTPLLNLKPVEEGRKAKEDSGNKPMSKKEMIAQQREYKKKKALKKAQRIKELEQEREDQKVKWQQFNNRAYSKNKKGQVKRSIFASPESVTGKVGVGTCGIADKPMTQYQDTSKYNVRHLMPQ, from the exons ATGTCAGAAGATCTTGCAAAACAGTTAGCTAGCTATAAAGCTCAACTCCAACAAGTTGAAGCTGCTTTGACTGGCAATGGAGAAAATGAAGATTTACTAAAACTAAAGAAAGACTTACAG GAAGTTATAGAATTAACCAAAGACCTTCTTTCAACACAACCTTCAGAAACTCTTACAAGTTCTGATAGTTCTGCTTCTACTCTGCCTGTTCATACTTGGAAAGTTGGAGACAGATGTATGGCAATATGGAGTGAAGATGGACA GTGTTATGAAGCTGAAATTGAAGAGATAGATGAAGAAAATGGTACAGCTGCAATCACCTTTTCGGGATATGGCAATGCTGAAGTCACACCCTTGCTGAACCTGAAACctgtggaagaaggaaggaaagcaaaagaaGACAGTGGGAACAAGCCTATGTCCAA GAAAGAAATGATTGCTCAACAGCGAGAGTACAAAAAGAAGAAAGCGTTGAAAAAGGCCCAGCGAATCAAAGAACTGGAGCAGGAGCGAGAGGATCAGAAAGTCAAATGGCAGCAGTTCAACAACAGAGCctattcaaaaaacaaaaaaggccaG GTAAAACGGAGCATCTTTGCTTCTCCTGAGAGTGTAACAGGCAAGGTTGGAGTTGGGACATGTGGAATTGCAGACAAACCCATGACACAGTACCAAGATACATCCAAGTACAATGTCAGACATTTAATGCCCCAGtaa